One Campylobacter concisus genomic window, TTGAAGTAAAGCTTGGCGATAAGAAAAAAGAGCTTAGCAAGGTCGAGATCAGGGAGCTTTGCAGACAGCACGCGAGAGAATTTATAGACATTCAGCGAAATGAATTTAAAGGCCTTGGCATCATCGGCGACTTTGAAAATCCATACATGACGATGAAATTTGAATTTGAGGCTGACATCTACAAAGCACTTTGCGAGATCGCTAAAAAGGGGCTTTTGGTAGAAAGAAGCAAACCAGTTTATTGGAGCTGGGCAGCTAGATCGGCGTTAGCTGAAGCTGAGGTCGAGTACGAGGAGAAAGAAGACTACTCTATTTACGTAGCATTTGAGCTTGATGGCGACGCGCTAGAAAAGCTTGGCGTAAAAGAGGCAAGCGCTGTCATCTGGACTACCACGCCTTGGACACTCCCAGCAAATCAAGCCATAAGCCTAAAACCAGATGAAATTTATGTGCTAACGGCTGAAAATTTGATATTTGCAAAGCCACTACTTGAAAGCGTTGTGCAAAGCGGCCTAAGCAAAGGCGAGGTCAAAAAAGAGTTTAAATCAAGCCTGCTTGAAAACACTCACGCGATAAATCCACTAAACGGCAGAAAGTCTAAATTTTTACTAGGCGATCACGTCATGATGGATGGGGGTACTGGACTTGTTCATACAGCTCCAGGACACGGCGAGGACGACTACTACGTCTGTTTGAAATATGGCTTTAGTGAAATTTTGATGCCAGTTGATGATAGTGGCTGCTATGATGAGAGCCTAAAACATCACGGACTATTTAGAAGTGACGTGGTAGACGAGTTTGTCGGTATGCACATCTTTAAAGCAAATGAGAAAATTTTAGAGCTACTTGGCAAAAATTTGCTTAGCGTCTCTAAATTTAGACACTCTTATCCATTTTGCTGGAGAACGCATAAGCCTGTTATTTATAGAGCCACAAAGCAGTGGTTTATCGCTATGGACGAGGCTAAACTAGGTGGCAAAACGCTTAGACAAACAGCGCTAAAAGAGCTTGAAAGGGTTAAATTTTACCCAAGCGTTGGCATAAAAAGAATAGGCTCAATGATAGAAAATCGCCCAGACTGGTGTATCTCTCGTCAGCGTGACTGGGGCGTTCCGATCGCGTTTTTTAGAGATAAAGCGACAAAAGAAGTTATATTTGATAGTGAAATTTTAGACCACATCGCAGGCATTTTTAAAGAAAAAGGCGCTGATGCGTGGTGGGCGCTAAGTATAGACGAGCTTTTACCAAAAGGCTCAAAATACAAGGCTGAAAATTTAGAAAAAGTGATGGACATCCTTGATGTTTGGTTTGATAGCGGCTCGACGTGGCATGCGGTCTTGCAAAGCGACAACTATGACGCTGGCAAATACCCTGCAAGCATGTATCTAGAGGGCTCAGATCAGCACCGCGGCTGGTTTCAAAGCTCGCTTCTAGTAAGCACAGCTATAAATTCTCACGCACCTTACGAGAGCATCCTAACTCACGGCTTTACAGTCGATGCTAAGGGCGAGAAGATGAGTAAGAGCAAGGGTAACGTCATCGCTCCACAAGACGTGGCCAAGACTCATGGCGTAGAAATTTTGCGCCTTTGGGTTGGTATGAGTGATTATTCAAGCGATTTAAAGATAAGTGAAGATATATTAAAACAAATAAGCGAACAATACCGCAAAATCCGCAACACCATACGCTTTTTACTAGCAAACGTAAATGATCTTGAGAGCTTAAATACAGAGTTTAACATCCTTGATAAATGGATATTAGCACGTGCTAAAAAGGTCTTTGATGAGGCGAGCGCTTGTTTTAGAAACTACGACTTTTCAAAGGGTTTTAACATCCTTTTAAATTTCCTATCAGCCGATCTTAGCGGCGTATATCTTGACGTTTGCAAAGATAGGCTCTACTGCGACGCAAAAGACGCATCAAGAAGAAGATCAGCTCAAAGCGCAATGGCGATCATAACAAAGGCACTTTTGCCACTCATCGCTCCAACGCTTACTTACACCGTTGATGAGGTGATGGACTACGCTCCAAAGATCATCAAAGGCGATGCAAAAGACGCGTTTGATCTAGTCTATGAGCCTATCAAATTTGATCTTAGCTTTGAAGATGAGCTGCTTTTTGCCAGCAGGGAGAAATTTAATGAGATCGTGGATGTTCTTAAAAAGGACAAAAAGATAAAATCAACTCTAGAGCTAAGCTTGGAGACTACAAACCACAACATCACAAGCTACGACGAGCGCGAAGTGGCCGATCTTTACATGGTAAGCTCAGTTAGAGCTTATGATGATAGCGAGCCACTAGCCGAGTTTGAGCTTGAGGGTGATAAATTTAAGATCATAGCAAGCAACCTTCACAAATGCCCAAGATGCTGGAAATTTAACGCTAGCAAAGAAGATGCGCTATGCCCAAGATGTGAAGAGGTCATAAGTGCTAAGTGAGCCAGTAAGCGCAACTATCATAGTCGCAACGATCGCTGCAGTGGTCGTTGTTAGCTTGTTTGGCATATTTTTGGTTAATAAATTTAAAGGATAAAAATAGTGGTAACTTTAAAAGAAGCTTTGAAATTTTCAGCTGAAGAGATAAAAAATTTAAGAGCCGAGCTTGAGGCGAAGATCATAAAAGAAAAAGAGCTTGGCGCTTATGTCGAGCAGCTAGCAAATTTAGAGATCGCAAAACTAGGCGAGGGCGTGCCTATCGCTATAAAAGACAACATCCAAGTAAAAGGCTGGAACATCACGTGTGCTTCTAAAATTTTACAAGGTTACGTAGCACCTTATAACGCAACTGTTATCGAAAAGCTACTTGGCAAAAATTTAGCTCCATTTGGCCGCACAAATATGGACGAATTTGCGATGGGAAGCACAACTGAGAGCTCATTTTACGGCAAAACACTAAACCCACTAAATCACGCTCACGTCCCAGGTGGCAGTAGCGGTGGCTCGGCAGCAGCAGTCGCAGCTGGCCTTGCAGTGGCCGCACTTGGTAGCGACACTGGTGGCTCGATCCGCCAGCCAGCGGCATTTTGCGGATGTGTGGGGCTTAAGCCAACTTATGGCAGAGTGAGCAGATATGGCCTTGGCGCATACTCAAGCAGCCTTGATCAAATAGGTCCTATCGCTCAAAACGTAGAAGATGCAGCTATTTTATATGACGCGATCGCTGGACATGACACAAAAGATAGCACGAGTGCAGATGTGCCGTTTGTGAGCGTTAGCGATAAGATAGATGGCAACAAAAAGCTAAAAATTTGTGTCATCAAAAACTACGTAGAAAACGCAAGCGAGCAGACAAAAGCTGCTTTAAATTTAGCTATAGAAAAGCTAAAATCACACGGACACAGCGTAACTTACACAAATTTTGAAGACTCAAAATATGACGTCGCTGCCTACTACATCATCGCAACCGCAGAGGCAAGCGCAAATTTAAGCCGCTACGATGGTGTAAGATACGGCAGACGCGCGGATGCTAAAAATTTAAAAGAGCTATATGTAAATTCGCGATCTGAAGGCTTTGGCGAAGAGGTAAAAAGAAGAATTTTACTTGGTACATTTGTACTAAGTAGCGGATATTACGACGCTTACTACATCAAAGCGCAAAAAGCAAGAGCGCATATAAAAGCTCAGTACGAGAAAATTTTAGAAGAAAATGATCTCATATTCATGCCAGTTGCTCCAAGCACAGCTTATAAATTTGGAGCACACAGCGATCCGCTTCAAGCCTATCTAAGCGATATCTACACGATAAGCGTAAATTTAGCAGGCCTACCAGCTATCTCTGTGCCAGTTGGCAAAGATGATCAAAATTTAAACGTGAGCGCCCAGCTCATCGCAAAAGCGTGGGATGAACAGACCTTGATAAATGGTGCTAAGAGCCTAGAAAATTTAATAAAAGGATAAGAATATGAAGATAGTAAAGAGAGCTTTAACATTTGAGGATGTGCTTCTTGTGCCGCAATACTCTGAAATTTTGCCAAAGCAAGTTGATGTAAAAACCAGGATCAGCAAAAATGTCACGTTAAATATCCCGATCGTCTCTGCTGCGATGGATACGGTGACTGAGCATAGAACTGCTATCATGATGGCGAGGCTCGGCGGTATCGGCGTTATCCACAAAAATATGGATATCGAAAGCCAAGCAAAAGAGGTCAAACGCGTCAAAAAAAGCGAAAGTGGCGTCATCATCGATCCTATCTTTATAAATCCAGAAGCGACCGTGGCTGAAGCTCTAAGCCTTATGTCAGATCTTCATATTTCAGGCGTTCCAGTCATCGACAAAGACCGCAAACTAATAGGAATTTTAACAAATCGTGATTTGAGATTTGAGACAAATATGAGCACTTTGGTAAAAGACCGTATGACAAAAGCACCACTTATCACTGCACCAAAGGGCTGCACGCTTGATGATGCGGAGAAAATTTTCTCTCAAAATAGAGTTGAGAAGCTACCTATCGTCGATAAAGACGGTAAGCTTGACGGACTTATCACCATAAAAGATCTAAAAAAACGTAAAGAGTATCCAAATGCAAACAAAGACAGCTACGGCAGACTTCGCGTGGCTGCGGCTATTGGCGTGGGTCAGATAGAGCGTGCCAAGGCACTAGTTGATGCTGGCGTAGATGTCATCGTCATCGACTCAGCTCACGGCCACTCAAAGGGCATCATCGACACTTTAAAAGAGGTAAAAGCAAATTTCAAAGTCGATGTCGTAGCTGGCAATATCGCAAACCCAGCAGCTGTAAAAGACCTAGCAGAAGCAGGAGCTGACGGCATAAAAGTAGGCATCGGACCAGGATCTATTTGTACCACAAGGATCGTTGCTGGCGTTGGCGTGCCTCAAATTTCAGCTATCGATGACTGCGCAAGCGAAGCAGCGAAATACGGTATCCCAGTTATCGCAGATGGTGGTTTAAAATACTCAGGCGACGTGGCAAAAGCTCTTGCTGCAGGTGCAGCTTGCGTTATGGCTGGTAGCTTGCTTGCAGGTTGCGAGGAGAGCCCAGGCGAGCTTATAACATTCCAAGGTCGTCAGTATAAAGTATATCGCGGCATGGGATCGATCGGTGCTATGACAAAGGGTAGTTCTGACCGCTACTTCCAAGAGGGCACCGCTCAAGACAAGCTTGTGCCTGAAGGCATCGAAGGCCGTGTGCCATTTGCTGGCAGCATAAAAGATGTGATACATCAGCTAATAGGCGGCCTAAGAAGCGCTATGGGTTATGTCGGCGCAAAAGATATCCCAACTCTTCAAGAAAGAGCTGAATTTGTCGAGATAACAAGCGCTGGACTAAAAGAGAGCCACGTCCACGACGTAGTTATCACTCACGAGGCACCAAACTACAAAGTTAATTAGTGTTAGACCTGCAAACTAGAACTATTAAATTTAACGAGCCACTCTATCTTGAGAGTGGCCGTATGCTATCAAATTTCAAGCTTATTTACGAGACTTACGGCACGCTAAATGCTGATAAAAGCAACGTTATCGTAATCTGTCACGCTCTAACTGGCTCACACCACGCTGCTGGCACCTACGCAGGCGATGAGAAAGCTGGCTGGTGGGACGGGCTAATAGGCAGCAAAAAGGCGGTCGATACCGATAAATTTTACGTTATTTGCGTAAATATCTTAGGCTCGTGCTTTGGCTCGACTTCGCCACTAAGTGTGGATAGAAGTAGCGGCAAAGAGTATAGGCTAAATTTCCCAGTTCTTGCCATAAGCGACGTGGTAAAAGCGCAAATGAGGCTATTTAGCGAGCTAGGTATCACAAGAGCAAGAACCGTGATAGGCGGTAGTCTTGGCGGTATGCAAGCACTTTGCTACGCTATCGAGTTTCCAGAATTTGCGCAGGATATCATAATGCTAGCAAGCACCTACCAGACTAAGCCATGGGCGATAGCGTTTAATAAAATCGCCATCGAAGCCATTTTAAACGATGAAAATTTCAAAAACGGCGAATACGACGCAGAATTTATAAGAAAAAATGGTCTAAAAGGCATGGCTTACGGCAGGATGGCAGGTCATATCAGCTTTTTAAGCCCTGATAGCATGGATGAGAAATTCGGGCGAAACTATGTTGAGACAGACGGCCTTTATGAGCTTTATGGGCGCTTTCAGGTGGATCGCTACATGGAGTACAACGGCTACAACTTTCCAAAGAGGTTTGATCCGCTAAGCTACCTATATATCGTAAAAATGATGAATATCTTTGACTGTACAAGGCACTATGACAATCTAAAAGACGCCCTTGCGCCGATAAAAGCAAACTTACATCTAATCGCTTTCAAAGGCGATCTACTCTTTCCGCCATGCTGTATGAGAGAAATTTATGACACACTTTGCGAGATGGGGCGAGGAGAGAATACAAATTTCGTAGAGATAGATAGCAACTACGGCCACGACGCATTTTTGGTCGAAATAGAAAAATTTGATGGATATATAAAAAATATATTAAAAGGATAGAAAATGGAGCAAAAAGAGCAAAGCTTTGAAGAAAAATTAGCCCTAGCAGATAAAATTTTAAACGATCTAAACAAAGATGATGTGAGCCTAGAAAATAGCATAAAGCTGCACGAGCAGGGTAAAAAGCTCTTAAATGAAGCAAGAGAAATTTTAGAAAATGCAAAACTTAGCATAAAGCAGGTGGATGATGAGTAGAATTTGTGCTCTTCAGCTACCAACGCAGCCCTTAAGCGAGGCTAGGCTTGATTATTACCTAAAAATTTGTGCGGATGAAAACGCAAGGCTGGTTGTGCTTGGTGAATATGTGCTAAATAGCTTTTTTAAAGAGCTCATTAGCATGCCAAAAAGCCTTATAAAAGAGCAAAGCGAGCGCAAAAAAGAGGCTCTTTTTGCAATGGCAAAAAAGTATGATCTAAATATCGTTGCACCCATTGTAAATCTAAAAGGCAAGGAAATTTTTAAAAGTCTAGCTAAATTTACCCCAACACAAGTAAAGCTATATGATCAGCAAATTCTCATGCCTTACGCTCACTGGAATGAGGCGAAATTCTTTAATAACACAAGCGATGAGCTAAATTTGCCTATTTTTACCTACGATAAATTTAAGGTTGGCGTCATGTTTGGCTATGAGGCGCACTTTGATGTGTGCTGGGCCTATATGAGCGCCAAAAAGGTCGATATCGTGCTCGTGCCAACGGCTTGTACATTTTTTTCTCAGGCGCGCTGGGAGGAGCTTTTAAAGGTTAGAGCCTTTACAAACAACGTCTATGTTCTCCGCGTAAACCGCGTAGGAAGCCACAAGAGCGATGATGTGCAGTGGAGTTTTTACGGCGATTCGATGCTTATTAATCCATTTGGTGAAGTTAAAAATAGGCTTGGTAAAAATGAAGAGATGATGATAGATGAGCTTAGCAAAAAGGAGCTTAGCGAGGCTAGAAGCACTTGGGGCTTTATGCAGATAGAGGCGAAATTTAAAAGATGAAGTGCTGTGCCTAGGTAGAAAAGAGCAAATTTAGCAAAAGTTATCACGATTGTGAGTTGAGTAATGTGTCATCACAACTATGATAATGATCGCTCTTTAA contains:
- the ileS gene encoding isoleucine--tRNA ligase, which encodes MDYKETLLLPETNFPMRGNLPQNEPQRLKSWYEDRKVYEKMKKNRQNAVKSFNIHDGPPYANGHLHIGHALNKILKDIITKTHYFYGENVRYVPGWDCHGLPIEQQVEVKLGDKKKELSKVEIRELCRQHAREFIDIQRNEFKGLGIIGDFENPYMTMKFEFEADIYKALCEIAKKGLLVERSKPVYWSWAARSALAEAEVEYEEKEDYSIYVAFELDGDALEKLGVKEASAVIWTTTPWTLPANQAISLKPDEIYVLTAENLIFAKPLLESVVQSGLSKGEVKKEFKSSLLENTHAINPLNGRKSKFLLGDHVMMDGGTGLVHTAPGHGEDDYYVCLKYGFSEILMPVDDSGCYDESLKHHGLFRSDVVDEFVGMHIFKANEKILELLGKNLLSVSKFRHSYPFCWRTHKPVIYRATKQWFIAMDEAKLGGKTLRQTALKELERVKFYPSVGIKRIGSMIENRPDWCISRQRDWGVPIAFFRDKATKEVIFDSEILDHIAGIFKEKGADAWWALSIDELLPKGSKYKAENLEKVMDILDVWFDSGSTWHAVLQSDNYDAGKYPASMYLEGSDQHRGWFQSSLLVSTAINSHAPYESILTHGFTVDAKGEKMSKSKGNVIAPQDVAKTHGVEILRLWVGMSDYSSDLKISEDILKQISEQYRKIRNTIRFLLANVNDLESLNTEFNILDKWILARAKKVFDEASACFRNYDFSKGFNILLNFLSADLSGVYLDVCKDRLYCDAKDASRRRSAQSAMAIITKALLPLIAPTLTYTVDEVMDYAPKIIKGDAKDAFDLVYEPIKFDLSFEDELLFASREKFNEIVDVLKKDKKIKSTLELSLETTNHNITSYDEREVADLYMVSSVRAYDDSEPLAEFELEGDKFKIIASNLHKCPRCWKFNASKEDALCPRCEEVISAK
- the gatA gene encoding Asp-tRNA(Asn)/Glu-tRNA(Gln) amidotransferase subunit GatA encodes the protein MVTLKEALKFSAEEIKNLRAELEAKIIKEKELGAYVEQLANLEIAKLGEGVPIAIKDNIQVKGWNITCASKILQGYVAPYNATVIEKLLGKNLAPFGRTNMDEFAMGSTTESSFYGKTLNPLNHAHVPGGSSGGSAAAVAAGLAVAALGSDTGGSIRQPAAFCGCVGLKPTYGRVSRYGLGAYSSSLDQIGPIAQNVEDAAILYDAIAGHDTKDSTSADVPFVSVSDKIDGNKKLKICVIKNYVENASEQTKAALNLAIEKLKSHGHSVTYTNFEDSKYDVAAYYIIATAEASANLSRYDGVRYGRRADAKNLKELYVNSRSEGFGEEVKRRILLGTFVLSSGYYDAYYIKAQKARAHIKAQYEKILEENDLIFMPVAPSTAYKFGAHSDPLQAYLSDIYTISVNLAGLPAISVPVGKDDQNLNVSAQLIAKAWDEQTLINGAKSLENLIKG
- the guaB gene encoding IMP dehydrogenase, which produces MKIVKRALTFEDVLLVPQYSEILPKQVDVKTRISKNVTLNIPIVSAAMDTVTEHRTAIMMARLGGIGVIHKNMDIESQAKEVKRVKKSESGVIIDPIFINPEATVAEALSLMSDLHISGVPVIDKDRKLIGILTNRDLRFETNMSTLVKDRMTKAPLITAPKGCTLDDAEKIFSQNRVEKLPIVDKDGKLDGLITIKDLKKRKEYPNANKDSYGRLRVAAAIGVGQIERAKALVDAGVDVIVIDSAHGHSKGIIDTLKEVKANFKVDVVAGNIANPAAVKDLAEAGADGIKVGIGPGSICTTRIVAGVGVPQISAIDDCASEAAKYGIPVIADGGLKYSGDVAKALAAGAACVMAGSLLAGCEESPGELITFQGRQYKVYRGMGSIGAMTKGSSDRYFQEGTAQDKLVPEGIEGRVPFAGSIKDVIHQLIGGLRSAMGYVGAKDIPTLQERAEFVEITSAGLKESHVHDVVITHEAPNYKVN
- the metX gene encoding homoserine O-acetyltransferase MetX codes for the protein MLDLQTRTIKFNEPLYLESGRMLSNFKLIYETYGTLNADKSNVIVICHALTGSHHAAGTYAGDEKAGWWDGLIGSKKAVDTDKFYVICVNILGSCFGSTSPLSVDRSSGKEYRLNFPVLAISDVVKAQMRLFSELGITRARTVIGGSLGGMQALCYAIEFPEFAQDIIMLASTYQTKPWAIAFNKIAIEAILNDENFKNGEYDAEFIRKNGLKGMAYGRMAGHISFLSPDSMDEKFGRNYVETDGLYELYGRFQVDRYMEYNGYNFPKRFDPLSYLYIVKMMNIFDCTRHYDNLKDALAPIKANLHLIAFKGDLLFPPCCMREIYDTLCEMGRGENTNFVEIDSNYGHDAFLVEIEKFDGYIKNILKG
- the xseB gene encoding exodeoxyribonuclease VII small subunit — its product is MEQKEQSFEEKLALADKILNDLNKDDVSLENSIKLHEQGKKLLNEAREILENAKLSIKQVDDE
- a CDS encoding carbon-nitrogen hydrolase family protein codes for the protein MSRICALQLPTQPLSEARLDYYLKICADENARLVVLGEYVLNSFFKELISMPKSLIKEQSERKKEALFAMAKKYDLNIVAPIVNLKGKEIFKSLAKFTPTQVKLYDQQILMPYAHWNEAKFFNNTSDELNLPIFTYDKFKVGVMFGYEAHFDVCWAYMSAKKVDIVLVPTACTFFSQARWEELLKVRAFTNNVYVLRVNRVGSHKSDDVQWSFYGDSMLINPFGEVKNRLGKNEEMMIDELSKKELSEARSTWGFMQIEAKFKR